In the genome of Terriglobales bacterium, one region contains:
- a CDS encoding cold-shock protein produces MEQGTVKWFNDAKGYGFISRQNGEDVFVHYSAIQNEGFRSLKEGQAVQFNVIKGPKGWQAENVQAL; encoded by the coding sequence ATGGAACAAGGAACAGTAAAGTGGTTCAATGATGCCAAGGGGTATGGTTTTATCAGCCGACAGAATGGCGAGGATGTATTCGTACACTACTCAGCCATTCAGAACGAGGGCTTCCGCAGCCTGAAGGAAGGCCAAGCCGTGCAGTTTAACGTCATCAAGGGACCCAAGGGCTGGCAGGCAGAAAACGTCCAGGCTCTCTAA